One genomic segment of Oncorhynchus kisutch isolate 150728-3 linkage group LG15, Okis_V2, whole genome shotgun sequence includes these proteins:
- the LOC109905999 gene encoding uncharacterized protein LOC109905999 isoform X1 has translation MTRDPAQEMVPMKARTGTGLYSLACLLMISSVCSTCVPLMCLKCNLTHSPGISAAGLPDNAICDTLCSGTAQCFNATVQQYCSKDFKVLLNTSSGFKVQEGDNLDIECSHNLPVEPKSPLVFVWLMDGVHLKGKNSSQLTVKKVGIDTSGKEKYACTIQSPCGNFTSEPKEIEVEGVTMLVIVICGVSAVVLILAMGIGMKIMLKMEFAKTKNRRQQNAQNLQRTTTE, from the exons ATGACCAGAGATCCAGCACAAGAG ATGGTACCAATGAAGGCGAGGACAGGGACAGGCTTGTATTCACTTGCTTGCCTTCTCATGATCA GTAGTGTCTGTTCTACCTGTGTTCCCTTGATGTGTCTAAAGTGCAACTTAACCCACTCACCTGGAATATCTGCTGCGGGATTACCAGACAATG CCATCTGTGACACCCTGTGCTCAGGCACTGCCCAATGCTTCAATGCTACTG TTCAACAGTACTGCTCaaaag ATTTTAAAGTGTTACTGAACACCAGTTCTGGGTTCAAAGTGCAGGAGGGTGATAACCTCGACATTGAGTGTTCCCATAACCTGCCGGTGGAACCAAAAAGCCCGCTGGTGTTTGTCTGGCTGATGGATGGCGTCCACCTGAAGGGCAAGAACAGTAGCCAGCTCACCGTGAAGAAGGTTGGTATAGATACCTCTGGCAAGGAGAAATATGCCTGCACCATCCAGAGTCCCTGTGGCAACTTCACCTCAGAACCAAAGGAGATTGAAGTTGAAG GCGTGACGATGTTGGTCATAGTGATCTGTGGTGTGTCTGCTGTGGTGCTGATCCTGGCCATGGGTATAGGCATGAAGATCATGCTGAAGATGGAATTTG CGAAGACCAAGAACAGGAGGCAGCAGAATGCTCAGAACCTACAGAGAACTACAACAGAGTAG
- the LOC109905999 gene encoding uncharacterized protein LOC109905999 isoform X3, whose protein sequence is MTRDPAQEMVPMKARTGTGLYSLACLLMISSVCSTCVPLMCLKCNLTHSPGISAAGLPDNDFKVLLNTSSGFKVQEGDNLDIECSHNLPVEPKSPLVFVWLMDGVHLKGKNSSQLTVKKVGIDTSGKEKYACTIQSPCGNFTSEPKEIEVEGVTMLVIVICGVSAVVLILAMGIGMKIMLKMEFAKTKNRRQQNAQNLQRTTTE, encoded by the exons ATGACCAGAGATCCAGCACAAGAG ATGGTACCAATGAAGGCGAGGACAGGGACAGGCTTGTATTCACTTGCTTGCCTTCTCATGATCA GTAGTGTCTGTTCTACCTGTGTTCCCTTGATGTGTCTAAAGTGCAACTTAACCCACTCACCTGGAATATCTGCTGCGGGATTACCAGACAATG ATTTTAAAGTGTTACTGAACACCAGTTCTGGGTTCAAAGTGCAGGAGGGTGATAACCTCGACATTGAGTGTTCCCATAACCTGCCGGTGGAACCAAAAAGCCCGCTGGTGTTTGTCTGGCTGATGGATGGCGTCCACCTGAAGGGCAAGAACAGTAGCCAGCTCACCGTGAAGAAGGTTGGTATAGATACCTCTGGCAAGGAGAAATATGCCTGCACCATCCAGAGTCCCTGTGGCAACTTCACCTCAGAACCAAAGGAGATTGAAGTTGAAG GCGTGACGATGTTGGTCATAGTGATCTGTGGTGTGTCTGCTGTGGTGCTGATCCTGGCCATGGGTATAGGCATGAAGATCATGCTGAAGATGGAATTTG CGAAGACCAAGAACAGGAGGCAGCAGAATGCTCAGAACCTACAGAGAACTACAACAGAGTAG
- the LOC109905999 gene encoding uncharacterized protein LOC109905999 isoform X2, which produces MTRDPAQEMVPMKARTGTGLYSLACLLMISSVCSTCVPLMCLKCNLTHSPGISAAGLPDNAICDTLCSGTAQCFNATDFKVLLNTSSGFKVQEGDNLDIECSHNLPVEPKSPLVFVWLMDGVHLKGKNSSQLTVKKVGIDTSGKEKYACTIQSPCGNFTSEPKEIEVEGVTMLVIVICGVSAVVLILAMGIGMKIMLKMEFAKTKNRRQQNAQNLQRTTTE; this is translated from the exons ATGACCAGAGATCCAGCACAAGAG ATGGTACCAATGAAGGCGAGGACAGGGACAGGCTTGTATTCACTTGCTTGCCTTCTCATGATCA GTAGTGTCTGTTCTACCTGTGTTCCCTTGATGTGTCTAAAGTGCAACTTAACCCACTCACCTGGAATATCTGCTGCGGGATTACCAGACAATG CCATCTGTGACACCCTGTGCTCAGGCACTGCCCAATGCTTCAATGCTACTG ATTTTAAAGTGTTACTGAACACCAGTTCTGGGTTCAAAGTGCAGGAGGGTGATAACCTCGACATTGAGTGTTCCCATAACCTGCCGGTGGAACCAAAAAGCCCGCTGGTGTTTGTCTGGCTGATGGATGGCGTCCACCTGAAGGGCAAGAACAGTAGCCAGCTCACCGTGAAGAAGGTTGGTATAGATACCTCTGGCAAGGAGAAATATGCCTGCACCATCCAGAGTCCCTGTGGCAACTTCACCTCAGAACCAAAGGAGATTGAAGTTGAAG GCGTGACGATGTTGGTCATAGTGATCTGTGGTGTGTCTGCTGTGGTGCTGATCCTGGCCATGGGTATAGGCATGAAGATCATGCTGAAGATGGAATTTG CGAAGACCAAGAACAGGAGGCAGCAGAATGCTCAGAACCTACAGAGAACTACAACAGAGTAG